Proteins encoded by one window of Glycine soja cultivar W05 chromosome 15, ASM419377v2, whole genome shotgun sequence:
- the LOC114388737 gene encoding protein MEI2-like 5, producing the protein MRQSFDPSFLGPSKIPSIKVPGKAGNGAWEALSGSDSYHASSDASLFSSSLPVLPHEKLNLNETANGYQSIDDISSGFKKLHQDADGNGSLEDGDTHAIGPALPDDEEELLAGITDDFDLSGLPGSLEDLEEYDLFGSGGGMELETDPQEGLTVGLSKLSFADSTVGNGLPPYSFPNGVGTVAGEHPYGEHPSRTLFVRNINSNVEDSELRALFEQYGDIRTLYTACKHRGFVMISYYDIRAARTAMRALQNKPLRRRKLDIHFSIPKDNPSDKDINQGTLVVFNLDPSVSNEDLRQIFGAYGEVKEIRETPHKRHHKFIEFYDVRAAEAALKSLNRSDIAGKRIKLEPSRPGGARRNLMLQLNQELDQDESRSFRYQVGSPVANSPPGNWLQFNSPVEQNSMQTINYSPGSRIISPTTGNHLPGLASILQPQVSNTVKAAAIGNDLERSSQGEHIFTGMNSSHGATFQSHSLPEPKFSQYRGALSSIGPSTSNGSSVETLSGPQFLWGSPTLYSEHTKPSAWPRSSVGHPFASNGKSHAFPYSTQNSSFVGSSQHLHHHHVGSAPSGLPFERHFGFHPESSETSFMNNVGYGGIGPGHNDGNHMVNVGGSVNPNITIPRNISDNGSSNFRMRSSPRLSPVFLGNGPFPGLPPTTLEGLADRARSRWIENNGSQVDSKKQFQLNLDKIKSGEDTRTTLMIKNIPNKYTSKMLLAAIDENHRGTYDFLYLPIDFKNKCNVGYAFINMLSPSLIIPFFETFNGKKWEKFNSEKVASLAYARIQGKSALVSHFQNSSLMNEDKRCRPILFHSEGSEVCDLIVQDHHLPSNSNNLNIQAPRPSEFYSSDFAGSPPKAGPSASLDAN; encoded by the exons ATGAGGCAGTCTTTTGATCCTTCATTTTTGG GTCCTTCCAAGATTCCATCTATAAAAGTACCTGGAAAAGCAGGGAATGGTGCATGGGAGGCTTTGTCTGGATCTGATTCCTACCATGCTTCATCTGATGCTAGCCTCTTCTCTAGCTCATTACCTGTTCTTCCGcatgaaaaat TGAACTTGAATGAAACTGCAAATGGTTATCAATCTATTGATGACATCTCATCTGGTTTTAAGAAGCTCCATCAAGATGCAGATGGAAATGGTTCACTTGAAGATGGTGATACTCATGCAATTGGACCTGCCCTTCCTGATGATGAGGAGGAGCTTTTAGCTGGCATAACGGATGATTTTGACCTAAGTGGCTTGCCTGGTTCCCTTGAGGACTTGGAAGAGTATGATCTTTTTGGTAGTGGTGGAGGTATGGAACTAGAAACTGATCCACAGGAAGGTCTCACTGTGGGGTTGTCTAAGTTAAGCTTCGCTGATAGTACCGTTGGCAATGGTTTGCCCCCTTATTCATTTCCCAATGGTGTGGGAACTGTTGCGGGAGAACATCCTTATGGAGAGCATCCTTCTCGAACATTATTTGTTCGAAATATTAACAGTAATGTGGAGGACTCAGAGCTGAGAGCCCTTTTTGAG CAATATGGTGATATTAGAACCCTATATACTGCATGCAAACATCGGGGATTTGTAATGATATCCTATTATGATATCCGTGCTGCTCGAACAGCTATGCGTGCATTACAAAACAAACCTCTGCGGCGCAGGAAACTAGACATTCATTTCTCTATACCAAAG GATAATCCATCAGACAAGGATATCAACCAGGGAACATTGGTAGTTTTCAATTTGGATCCATCTGTTTCAAATGAAGACCTGCGTCAAATATTTGGGGCTTATGGAGAGGTCAAAGAG ATAAGGGAAACTCCTCACAAGAGGCATCACAAGTTTATTGAATTCTATGATGTTAGAGCGGCCGAAGCAGCACTTAAATCATTAAACAGGAGTGACATAGCTGGTAAACGCATAAAGCTTGAACCAAGTAGGCCTGGAGGAGCTCGTAGAAA TTTGATGCTCCAATTAAATCAAGAGCTTGACCAAGATGAATCTCGGAGTTTCCGATACCAAGTGGGTTCTCCTGTAGCTAACTCTCCTCCAG GTAACTGGTTACAGTTCAACAGCCCTGTTGAGCAGAATTCAATGCAGACTATCAATTATTCTCCTGGTTCTAGGATCATAAGCCCAACAACAGGCAATCATTTACCTGGATTAGCTTCAATTTTGCAACCACAAGTATCTAACACTGTGAAGGCTGCTGCTATTGGCAATGACTTGGAAAGGAGCAGTCAAGGAGAGCACATATTTACCGGTATGAATTCATCACACGGAGCTACTTTTCAATCGCATTCACTTCCAGAGCCAAAATTCAGCCAATATCGTGGAGCATTGTCCTCAATTGGTCCATCAACTTCAAATGGATCCTCAGTGGAAACTTTGTCTGGGCCACAGTTCCTATGGGGAAGCCCAACTCTCTACTCGGAGCATACCAAACCTTCAGCTTGGCCAAGATCATCTGTGGGGCATCCATTTGCATCGAATGGAAAGAGCCATGCCTTCCCATATTCAACTCAGAATAGTTCTTTTGTTGGTTCATCACAGCATCTTCACCACCATCATGTCGGCTCCGCCCCATCAGGTTTGCCTTTTGAGAGGCACTTTGGTTTCCATCCCGAGTCATCTGAAACTTCATTCATGAATAATGTTGGCTATGGAGGCATTGGTCCAGGGCATAATGATGGAAATCACATGGTTAATGTGGGTGGATCTGTTAATCCTAACATTACTATCCCGAGAAATATATCTGATAATGGTTCATCAAACTTCAGAATGAGATCTTCTCCTAGGCTTAGCCCTGTCTTTTTGGGAAATGGCCCTTTTCCAGGACTGCCACCTACCACTTTGGAGGGTTTGGCTGACCGTGCTCGGAGTAGATGGATAGAGAACAATGGGAGCCAAGTTGATAGCAAGAAACAATTTCAGCTCAACTtggataagattaaaagtggtGAAGATACAAGGACTACATTAATGATAAAGAATATCCCGAACAA ATACACCTCTAAAATGTTATTAGCTGCCATTGATGAAAATCACAGGGGTACTTATGATTTTCTCTACTTGCCAATTGACTTTAAG AATAAATGCAATGTGGGCTATGCATTTATCAACATGCTGTCTCCCTCTCTTATTATTCCATTCTTCGAG ACATTCAATGGGAAGAAATGGGAGAAATTTAATAGTGAAAAAGTTGCTTCTTTGGCATATGCTAGAATTCAAGGAAAGTCTGCCCTCGTGAgccattttcaaaattcaagtcTGATGAATGAAGATAAGCGATGTCGTCCTATTCTCTTCCACTCCGAGGGTTCTGAAGTTTGTGATCTG ATTGTACAAGACCACCACCTTCCCTCCAACTCCAACAATCTAAACATTCAGGCACCAAGGCCAAGTGAGTTCTATTCAAGTGATTTTGCTGGGAGTCCTCCAAAGGCAGGCCCTTCTGCAAGCTTGGATGCaaattaa
- the LOC114385970 gene encoding uncharacterized protein LOC114385970, whose amino-acid sequence MCTNYTDLNKACPKDVYHPLSIDRLFDGASKFWVLSFLDVEKMTIITEDVNFCYRFMPFGLKNTGRGKFLGFMITHRGIEANPDKCIVVQEMRSPTNIQEVQKLNGRLASLSRFLPKLAKKAKPFYKLLKKTKSFLWDETYEQAFLAF is encoded by the exons ATGTGCACTAACTACACTGATTTGAACAAGGCGTGCCCCAAAGACGTATATCATCCGCTCAGTATCGACAGGCTGTTCGATGGAGCGTCCAAGTTCTGGGTGCTAAGTTTCTTGGACGTGGAGAAAATGACAATTATCACTGAAGATGTCAACTTTTGCTACAGGTTCATGCCTTTTGGTCTCAAAAATACAG GCAGAGGTAAGTTCCTCGGCTTCATGATCACACATCGGGGGATTGAAGCCAACCCCGACAAATGCATTGTCGTACAGGAGATGCGCAGCCCAACCAACATCCAAGAAGTCCAGAAGTTGAACGGTAGGCTAGCATCCCTATCCAGGTTCCTCCCAAAGCTTGCCAAAAAGGCAAAGCCATTTTACAAACTGCTCAAGAAAACTAAGTCCTTCCTATGGGACGAGACTTATGAACAAGCCTTCCTGGCTTTCTAG